A single window of Chitinophaga sp. XS-30 DNA harbors:
- a CDS encoding sensor histidine kinase, which translates to MKRIIFTFLSFVVALSTVNAQKGINFSRKYAAGGKLLMSVDSSAKNVYYNNIFPNQPNTSFSYLPEVNNVSIQIYFRKKDSVQHYRYTILADDKPIVVNKPINREQLKDVERPDEIFRSTTLGIFPIKDKTITTIIYSIEKPLDIEKSVFYGKPIPRAEIKAFAKRSVTEKGFDHSHIIGPKERTSFIFTEKDDELTIVKDRTDIDYLYYTSIKDKQTNKTIFESTSWLYGGYVDDHKLSPYIKIDKSVFKKSGDYEIIIQPLIRWNTSPPTDIEEYITRHTLSVTLDQENYTKSELLKYALIVALSIGLVFLVILYFIKESNKRRLTEKEQQRNTVRLQLNSIRSQLNPHFLFNALSGIQNLMNKNEIDNANKYLSKFARLTRNVLDDKELISLSQEKKLLDDYLQMEQLRFGFKYEINCSKNLDNVEIPSMLLQPFVENAVKHGISQKATAGKIMIEFIKEANNLVLTVSDNGNGFDTEKKFDGLGLQLSDSRIALLNRIYKGNHFTLAIQSTTNGTKICLTLTDWL; encoded by the coding sequence ATGAAAAGGATCATCTTTACATTTCTCAGCTTCGTTGTCGCTCTATCTACGGTGAATGCACAAAAAGGCATCAACTTTTCCCGCAAGTACGCTGCTGGAGGAAAATTACTTATGTCTGTTGATAGTTCAGCAAAAAATGTCTATTATAATAATATTTTTCCTAATCAACCCAATACCTCCTTCAGTTATTTACCGGAAGTCAACAATGTAAGTATCCAAATTTATTTTAGAAAGAAAGATAGTGTACAACACTATCGGTACACAATTTTAGCCGATGATAAACCAATAGTAGTAAATAAACCGATCAACCGAGAGCAACTAAAGGATGTTGAAAGGCCGGACGAAATATTCAGATCTACAACACTTGGTATTTTCCCTATAAAGGACAAAACTATTACAACAATAATTTACAGCATCGAAAAACCTCTTGATATTGAGAAGTCTGTTTTTTACGGGAAGCCTATTCCAAGAGCGGAAATCAAGGCTTTTGCAAAACGTTCCGTAACTGAAAAGGGCTTTGATCATAGCCATATAATAGGGCCAAAAGAAAGAACAAGCTTTATTTTCACTGAAAAAGACGACGAGCTAACCATTGTTAAAGACAGAACAGATATTGACTATCTCTACTACACCTCCATAAAGGATAAACAAACAAATAAAACAATTTTTGAATCAACCAGTTGGTTATATGGCGGTTATGTTGATGATCATAAGCTTTCGCCTTATATAAAGATTGACAAAAGTGTTTTCAAAAAATCGGGGGATTATGAAATTATTATTCAACCATTGATTAGATGGAATACCTCTCCGCCAACAGATATAGAAGAATACATAACCAGACATACGCTCTCTGTCACTTTAGATCAGGAGAACTATACCAAATCAGAACTTTTGAAATATGCGCTTATCGTAGCATTATCTATTGGATTAGTCTTTCTCGTTATCCTTTACTTCATCAAAGAAAGTAACAAAAGAAGGCTGACGGAAAAAGAGCAGCAAAGAAACACTGTCAGGCTTCAGCTAAATTCGATCCGTTCCCAATTAAACCCTCATTTTCTATTTAATGCACTCTCCGGTATCCAAAATTTAATGAACAAAAACGAAATAGATAATGCCAATAAATACCTTTCTAAATTTGCCCGGTTAACTCGTAATGTACTTGATGATAAAGAACTGATCAGTTTGTCACAAGAAAAAAAATTATTAGACGATTACCTGCAAATGGAGCAATTGCGGTTTGGTTTTAAGTACGAAATTAACTGCTCCAAAAACCTCGATAACGTTGAGATACCAAGTATGCTACTGCAGCCTTTTGTAGAAAATGCGGTGAAACACGGTATATCACAAAAAGCTACCGCTGGAAAAATCATGATTGAATTTATTAAGGAAGCAAATAATTTGGTCTTAACTGTTTCCGATAATGGAAATGGATTTGACACGGAGAAAAAGTTCGATGGCTTGGGTCTTCAATTAAGTGACAGTAGAATAGCACTATTAAATAGAATTTATAAAGGAAATCATTTTACCTTAGCTATACAGTCAACCACTAACGGCACTAAAATATGTTTAACATTAACGGATTGGCTATAA
- a CDS encoding SRPBCC family protein produces the protein MEQATRITVEATVNAPVANVWKAWNTPGDIMQWNSPDPSWHCPASENDLRTGGKFKNRMEAKDGSFGFDFEGIYDRVELHKEITYTMSDGRKATTLFTAQNGKTRIATTFDPETENAPEFQQQGWQAILDNFVKYVESK, from the coding sequence ATGGAACAAGCAACAAGAATTACGGTTGAAGCAACAGTGAATGCTCCCGTAGCAAACGTCTGGAAGGCCTGGAATACACCGGGCGACATTATGCAATGGAATAGTCCGGATCCAAGTTGGCACTGCCCGGCCAGTGAAAACGATCTGAGAACAGGTGGCAAGTTCAAGAACCGGATGGAAGCTAAAGACGGCAGCTTCGGTTTTGACTTTGAGGGCATTTATGACCGGGTGGAGCTGCATAAGGAAATTACCTACACCATGTCTGACGGCAGAAAGGCTACTACCTTGTTTACGGCACAGAATGGAAAGACCCGTATCGCAACCACTTTTGATCCCGAAACAGAAAATGCTCCGGAATTTCAGCAACAAGGGTGGCAAGCCATCCTGGATAATTTTGTGAAATATGTTGAGTCAAAATAG
- a CDS encoding glyoxalase, translating into MNDSDRGKFVSAVFITFSGSCRKALTYYQTCFGGTLQFETFEEELEGYTEMPVVSGSLVSDSVIIYGSDLVHSEGRTLGNYLSIFLHCKNTDDRQALIEKLGLNEPHLFARNSDDQKLVEVTDAFDVRWILGV; encoded by the coding sequence ATGAATGATTCTGATCGTGGTAAATTTGTGAGTGCTGTTTTTATTACGTTTTCCGGTAGTTGCAGGAAAGCACTCACTTATTACCAAACCTGTTTTGGCGGCACTTTGCAATTTGAAACTTTTGAGGAGGAATTGGAAGGTTACACAGAAATGCCTGTCGTCAGCGGGTCGCTTGTTTCCGATAGTGTGATTATTTATGGTTCGGACCTGGTACACAGCGAAGGGAGAACACTTGGGAATTATCTGTCTATTTTTCTGCATTGTAAAAATACGGATGACAGGCAAGCGCTTATTGAAAAACTGGGATTAAATGAACCCCATCTTTTTGCAAGGAATAGCGATGACCAGAAACTAGTTGAGGTAACCGATGCTTTTGATGTCAGATGGATACTGGGGGTTTAG
- a CDS encoding LytTR family DNA-binding domain-containing protein, protein MMRAVLIDDEISNLENLRTLLEKHCPQVSIIATAQSVSDAVDAIEKYLPDLVFLDIQMGDKTGFDVLKLLPSRNFEVVFVTAYDQYGIQAVKFAALDYLLKPVDIEELIKSVNKAEYKLATQIQTSQLDFLLQQLKKPEPNIRKIALQMQGEIRYVILSEIVRCEADNTYTQFFLSSGEKILVSKSLKEYADLLHPNGFLRTHQSHLVNPKYVKSWLKEDGGILLLMSGEKIPVSKPNKDTVKQALQLL, encoded by the coding sequence ATGATGAGAGCTGTTTTAATAGATGACGAAATTTCCAACTTGGAAAACTTGCGGACTTTACTGGAAAAGCACTGTCCGCAGGTAAGTATTATCGCCACGGCGCAAAGTGTAAGTGATGCGGTTGATGCTATTGAAAAGTATTTGCCTGATTTAGTATTTCTGGATATTCAGATGGGCGATAAAACAGGTTTTGATGTACTAAAGCTGCTGCCATCCCGTAATTTCGAAGTTGTTTTTGTTACCGCTTACGACCAATATGGAATTCAAGCTGTGAAATTTGCTGCGTTAGATTATCTTTTAAAACCTGTCGATATTGAAGAATTGATCAAATCGGTAAATAAAGCCGAGTATAAATTGGCAACACAAATACAGACTTCGCAGCTCGACTTTTTACTGCAACAACTAAAGAAACCAGAACCGAACATTCGCAAGATTGCCCTGCAGATGCAAGGCGAAATAAGGTATGTTATTTTGTCAGAAATTGTACGTTGTGAAGCAGATAATACTTATACTCAATTCTTCCTTTCGAGTGGTGAAAAAATATTGGTTTCTAAATCGCTTAAAGAATATGCGGATTTACTACACCCCAACGGATTTTTAAGAACTCACCAAAGTCACTTGGTAAATCCAAAATACGTGAAAAGCTGGTTAAAAGAAGACGGTGGTATTCTACTCTTAATGTCTGGTGAGAAAATACCGGTTTCTAAGCCTAACAAGGACACTGTAAAACAAGCCTTGCAGCTGCTCTGA
- a CDS encoding DoxX family protein: protein MKKNKIIFWVATIIIILWEGVMPLGTLLFSPEYATAGTRPLGYPDYFAYTLIICKALGVLAISLPRIPAKLREWAYAGLAFNLIFAFISHACVDKNIGFMLLPLVVLGILTVSYVYNRKVYTNG from the coding sequence ATGAAGAAGAATAAAATAATCTTTTGGGTAGCAACGATCATTATTATCCTCTGGGAAGGTGTTATGCCACTAGGCACCCTGCTTTTTTCACCGGAGTACGCAACCGCAGGTACAAGACCGTTGGGTTATCCCGATTACTTTGCATACACGCTTATTATCTGTAAAGCCCTCGGTGTTTTAGCGATTTCCCTTCCCCGGATACCAGCGAAGCTGAGAGAATGGGCATATGCGGGCCTGGCCTTTAATCTCATCTTTGCATTCATCAGTCACGCCTGTGTAGATAAAAACATCGGGTTTATGCTGCTGCCATTGGTGGTGCTGGGCATTCTAACGGTTTCGTATGTCTACAACCGTAAGGTCTATACGAATGGGTGA
- a CDS encoding GlxA family transcriptional regulator, protein MQISVFVPEYGVIEAVTPPFRTFHTANEFLTAFGKKPVFKVEYVGLQEYVPANNGEYTIKTDRLLKDVSATDLLIIPPAFGDTVKGIQANAEAIPYFKKLHKNGSSLASLCIGAFLLAETGLLNGKKCSTHWAYINEFKERYPDVEVEDGAIITEYDNIYSSGGASSLWNLILYLVEKFSDKETAIMISKYFALDIGRDSQSQFAIFKGQRNHGHEDIQKVQDYIEKYYCDKLSIETLAKLINTGRRTFERKFKEATNNTPVAYIQRVRIEAAKKYFEASRRNITDIMFDVGYTDTKAFRDTFKKITGLTPIEYRNKFARMANEV, encoded by the coding sequence ATGCAGATCTCTGTCTTTGTACCTGAATATGGGGTAATTGAAGCCGTTACGCCGCCGTTCAGAACCTTTCATACCGCCAATGAGTTTTTAACTGCATTTGGCAAAAAGCCTGTTTTCAAAGTCGAGTATGTGGGCTTGCAAGAATATGTACCCGCCAACAATGGCGAATACACGATAAAAACCGACCGGCTGCTCAAAGACGTCTCGGCAACCGACCTGCTGATCATACCACCTGCCTTTGGCGATACCGTTAAAGGAATTCAGGCCAATGCTGAAGCAATACCTTATTTCAAGAAGCTGCATAAGAACGGTTCAAGCCTCGCCAGTTTATGTATCGGCGCTTTTCTATTGGCCGAAACGGGTTTGCTCAATGGTAAAAAATGCTCGACACATTGGGCTTATATCAATGAGTTCAAAGAAAGATACCCGGATGTGGAAGTGGAAGATGGCGCGATAATAACGGAATACGATAATATTTATAGCAGTGGTGGGGCAAGCAGTTTATGGAATTTAATATTGTACCTGGTTGAGAAGTTTTCGGACAAGGAAACAGCGATCATGATCTCAAAATATTTTGCGTTGGATATCGGAAGGGATAGCCAATCACAATTTGCAATATTCAAAGGCCAACGAAATCATGGGCATGAGGATATTCAAAAAGTACAGGATTACATTGAAAAGTACTATTGCGATAAATTATCTATTGAAACTTTGGCCAAACTGATCAATACCGGCCGCAGAACTTTTGAGAGAAAATTTAAAGAGGCCACCAATAATACACCCGTAGCCTACATACAAAGGGTACGGATTGAAGCCGCCAAAAAATATTTTGAAGCGTCAAGAAGAAATATAACTGACATCATGTTTGATGTAGGTTATACGGATACGAAAGCATTCCGGGACACCTTCAAGAAGATCACAGGGCTTACGCCAATCGAGTACAGGAACAAGTTTGCAAGGATGGCAAATGAGGTGTGA
- a CDS encoding GLPGLI family protein, whose product MKFDKLFIIIPVLIVGGVFAVLMSNKVPDPKVASTRFFYELKYKPNLSSDSLASVLTVLDVVSGSQSVYRDYTVLAQDSILKAQMETMRKTGVFVQMEKLIKMPKFGYRILKKYPLAASNSIQFIDGIERKLFAYEEKLKFDWKIQPDTATISTYKTQKATMNFGGRTWTAWFTPDIPFQDGPYKFCGLPGLIVKLQDGEENYSWTLVGNKNIENYTFITYADQLYYGNNVTPKLISRKRFMTTYQEYKKEPFASIKAQLTKEELNNKIPGSNLTQGDMIASQERVMKEFFSFNNNPIEKN is encoded by the coding sequence ATGAAATTCGACAAGTTATTTATTATCATTCCTGTGCTCATTGTTGGCGGTGTTTTTGCCGTGCTGATGTCCAACAAAGTGCCTGATCCCAAGGTGGCTTCTACACGGTTCTTTTATGAATTGAAATATAAGCCCAACCTGAGCAGTGATTCCCTGGCGAGCGTTTTGACCGTACTGGACGTTGTGAGCGGCAGCCAGTCTGTTTACAGGGATTATACTGTACTGGCGCAGGATTCCATATTAAAGGCGCAGATGGAGACCATGCGGAAAACAGGCGTTTTCGTGCAAATGGAAAAGCTCATCAAGATGCCGAAGTTCGGATACCGCATTTTAAAGAAATACCCGCTGGCCGCCTCCAACAGCATCCAGTTCATCGACGGGATCGAAAGAAAGCTTTTTGCATACGAGGAGAAACTGAAGTTCGACTGGAAAATACAACCCGACACGGCCACTATTTCCACTTACAAAACACAGAAAGCCACGATGAATTTCGGAGGCAGGACCTGGACGGCCTGGTTTACACCGGATATTCCTTTCCAGGACGGCCCTTACAAGTTCTGCGGGTTGCCCGGTCTGATCGTGAAGTTGCAGGACGGGGAAGAGAATTATTCCTGGACGCTGGTAGGCAACAAGAACATTGAAAACTACACCTTCATTACATATGCGGATCAGCTGTATTACGGTAATAATGTGACGCCTAAGTTAATTTCCAGGAAGCGGTTTATGACCACTTACCAGGAGTATAAAAAGGAGCCTTTTGCCTCTATAAAAGCCCAGTTGACAAAAGAAGAGCTGAATAACAAGATTCCCGGCAGCAATCTTACCCAGGGAGATATGATTGCGTCCCAGGAAAGGGTGATGAAGGAATTCTTCAGCTTTAACAACAATCCGATCGAGAAGAACTGA
- a CDS encoding carboxypeptidase-like regulatory domain-containing protein, with product MKHILPIAFLLFFNAAFSQSVIKGKVTGPDGEGIANVNVIVGDTLSAAIITFAMTDVNGAYSMRLNTTLQGLYIRTRAFNFKDERRSIRNESQTIDFVLSKQVSLLKEVVVQSQIITKSGDTISYNISAFANQKDRVLADVLKRLPGIKVQSDGTVFYNGEAVNKFYVNGKDLMEGRYGIINNSLPISAVGNVEVLENHQPISILRDKVPGEKAAINVKLKSNITYTGEGRVGVGYSPFLWNIQLTPMFLAQKKQWLLSYKTNNNGESVESEDNILAFGDRYEGIVKNADPIRFLSVENAAVPNISPEKYLMNNVHMASGNLVTSIGKEWEVKANVSFINNKTDRTSASEESFYQSNIGGLKLSKQITNHYYNNSLKGSFTITKNSKKTFFKNVSSYRMFWNDDSALVHRTLSGQRLTATENLSSPTGSFQNSLSAILPLGKKLINVQSFVSYQTDRQTLDVYPREYLQFYYPDKSIIDFGDTVLRMSQGYRMESFDLSKSASIKFAREHWTLSADAGIDFSRKDLSSRLSGRGDKDVATYYGDAFRNELQFNNLCSYLASGLNFRNQRWIVSMHLPLKLYHISARDRVRDLRSHENRFVLEPRVYAQREFFSYWKGVLIAGVTTRFSPINELYDGYILTSPATLSVMNSKNLMNRNISKYVNPILEFRNPLSNFFFNFRYNYTIENRNQMPGIYTTGNSNTVANIIKDNNAVSSKFTGGAGKFFTKLKSNISLDISHGVSRSDMLFNDSVIHNRNSNETLEFRFNNKRFKWASLDYTFSLSQSRQHSSGSADAARAKYLVQKLDMMFYPLNSHSVGVEWNQFHAKLGGNAYNNLFYDLKYQYNWIKKKIEFELKWVNISNNKLVEQVILGPVSTTLNRMEIRPGYVMVTVKFNFK from the coding sequence ATGAAGCATATATTGCCGATAGCGTTTTTATTATTTTTTAATGCTGCCTTTTCGCAAAGCGTCATAAAAGGAAAAGTGACGGGGCCGGACGGGGAGGGGATTGCCAATGTCAATGTTATTGTAGGCGATACCCTGTCGGCAGCCATCATCACCTTCGCGATGACCGATGTGAACGGCGCCTATTCGATGAGGCTGAACACCACATTGCAGGGGCTTTATATCAGGACGAGGGCATTTAATTTCAAAGATGAACGGCGGAGTATCAGGAATGAAAGCCAGACTATAGATTTCGTTCTGTCAAAACAGGTATCGTTGCTGAAGGAGGTGGTCGTACAGTCGCAGATCATTACAAAATCCGGCGATACCATCTCCTACAATATCAGTGCTTTTGCGAATCAGAAAGATCGGGTGCTGGCGGATGTGCTGAAAAGGCTGCCGGGCATTAAGGTACAGTCAGACGGAACGGTTTTCTACAACGGGGAAGCCGTCAACAAGTTCTATGTAAATGGGAAAGATCTCATGGAAGGCCGCTACGGCATTATTAATAACTCATTGCCCATATCAGCAGTCGGCAATGTGGAAGTGCTGGAGAATCACCAGCCGATCAGCATCCTCCGCGATAAGGTGCCCGGTGAAAAAGCGGCTATCAATGTTAAGCTGAAGAGCAATATAACGTACACCGGAGAAGGAAGGGTAGGGGTCGGATATTCGCCGTTCCTGTGGAATATACAACTTACGCCCATGTTCCTGGCGCAGAAGAAACAGTGGTTGCTGAGCTATAAGACCAACAACAACGGGGAAAGCGTGGAAAGCGAGGATAATATCCTGGCTTTTGGCGATCGTTATGAAGGGATCGTGAAGAACGCGGATCCCATCAGGTTCCTGTCCGTTGAAAATGCCGCCGTGCCCAACATATCCCCGGAAAAATACCTGATGAACAATGTGCATATGGCGTCCGGCAACCTGGTCACCTCCATCGGGAAGGAGTGGGAGGTGAAGGCCAATGTGAGCTTCATCAATAACAAAACCGACCGTACATCCGCCTCGGAAGAATCATTTTACCAGTCGAATATCGGGGGGCTGAAACTGTCCAAACAAATTACGAACCATTATTATAATAATTCCCTGAAAGGCAGCTTCACGATCACCAAAAACTCGAAAAAGACCTTTTTCAAGAATGTTTCCTCCTACCGGATGTTCTGGAATGATGACAGTGCATTGGTGCACCGCACCCTGTCCGGGCAGCGCCTGACGGCAACCGAGAACCTGAGCTCGCCTACCGGCAGTTTCCAGAATTCGTTGAGCGCCATTCTGCCCCTGGGCAAGAAGCTGATAAACGTGCAGTCGTTTGTGAGCTACCAGACAGACCGGCAAACACTGGATGTTTATCCCAGGGAATATTTGCAGTTTTATTATCCTGACAAGTCCATCATTGATTTCGGGGATACGGTGCTGCGGATGTCCCAGGGATACAGGATGGAATCGTTTGATCTGAGCAAATCCGCCAGCATCAAGTTTGCAAGGGAACACTGGACCCTTTCCGCAGATGCAGGCATTGATTTTTCGCGCAAGGACCTGTCTTCCCGCTTGTCCGGCCGGGGTGATAAAGATGTGGCAACATATTACGGAGACGCGTTCAGGAATGAACTGCAGTTCAACAATCTGTGCAGCTACCTGGCATCCGGCCTGAATTTCAGGAACCAGAGGTGGATCGTGTCAATGCATCTGCCCCTGAAATTATATCATATTTCCGCCCGCGATCGCGTCAGGGATTTGCGTTCGCACGAAAACCGGTTTGTCCTGGAGCCGAGGGTCTATGCGCAGCGGGAGTTTTTCTCCTACTGGAAAGGTGTACTCATTGCCGGTGTTACTACAAGATTTTCTCCCATAAACGAGCTGTACGATGGGTATATCCTGACTTCTCCCGCCACGCTGTCTGTCATGAACAGCAAAAACCTGATGAACCGGAATATTTCAAAATATGTGAACCCGATACTGGAATTCAGGAACCCGCTCAGCAATTTTTTCTTCAACTTCCGGTATAACTACACTATCGAGAACAGGAACCAGATGCCGGGTATCTATACCACCGGAAATTCCAATACGGTGGCGAATATCATAAAGGACAACAATGCAGTGTCAAGCAAATTTACCGGCGGCGCGGGGAAGTTCTTCACAAAGCTCAAAAGTAATATTTCGCTGGATATCAGCCATGGTGTGAGCAGGTCTGATATGCTGTTCAACGATTCGGTCATTCATAACCGGAACAGCAATGAAACGCTGGAATTCAGGTTCAACAACAAACGCTTCAAATGGGCCAGCCTGGATTATACTTTTTCCCTGTCACAAAGCCGGCAGCACAGTTCCGGCAGCGCTGATGCCGCCAGGGCAAAATACCTGGTGCAAAAGCTGGACATGATGTTCTACCCGCTCAATAGCCATTCGGTAGGCGTCGAATGGAACCAGTTTCATGCAAAATTAGGCGGGAATGCCTATAACAATCTTTTTTACGACCTGAAATACCAGTATAACTGGATAAAGAAAAAGATTGAATTCGAGTTAAAGTGGGTGAATATTTCCAATAACAAGTTGGTGGAACAGGTGATCCTGGGCCCGGTCAGCACCACGCTGAACAGGATGGAGATCAGGCCGGGGTATGTCATGGTGACCGTTAAATTCAATTTTAAATAG
- a CDS encoding O-antigen ligase, with translation MVVTQDKTKLPALEASFLVICCLLLLTPLVYTTQIAMGVMSFKFFYLFFLTCAGALVAVMQLLRQHREKGVFFFSRLDIVVFVFILYLVCDIFWIGKPANFISEQSEKIITFLCGGSVYFSVRVFAGNGNVRRQLYALAEMTFMGIVLLECLFAVLQKFSLLPGLSEDPRIKVSGTFSHPAMLGGLLAVIIPFLYSRLEIRWGQLSGIKASAVAVILAGLAALLLSESRAAFLAVLAGVLYCEFAKNDVAPRAWAYLKAHKAILAGGVVGLAAFLFVVINIRTVSVFGRMLVWKICRPMVADAPVFGHGLGTFREIYPAYQMNYFSDPANAGDKRLADFVLYAYNEFLQIWIETGIVGLGLFVLMIVLSVFARQSKSAFSAEERGVGAAILALMVFSLFSYPFSLSYMVLYFFFFLAVSGAWAGDRGRKAGIPAKAAIALVAILPFFFARPVVLKLAAYRQLAVAEGKTDIAASGQIMGELYDVLWNDRPYLSQYAGLLNEANNQELGLKLLLKKKGLTYLDYLLAGDMYSNLERPDSAIIYYEKAHLLLPNRDQPLQRITSERSLRQRFNP, from the coding sequence ATGGTGGTGACGCAGGATAAGACGAAACTTCCCGCTTTGGAGGCGTCATTTCTGGTGATCTGTTGCCTGTTGCTGTTAACGCCTTTGGTGTACACCACCCAAATAGCCATGGGCGTGATGTCTTTCAAGTTCTTCTACCTCTTTTTCCTTACCTGTGCAGGCGCGCTGGTAGCTGTTATGCAGCTGCTGCGCCAGCATCGGGAAAAGGGCGTTTTTTTCTTTAGCAGGCTGGATATCGTTGTATTTGTCTTTATCCTTTACCTGGTCTGCGACATCTTCTGGATCGGGAAACCGGCCAACTTTATCAGTGAACAAAGCGAGAAGATCATCACTTTCCTTTGCGGGGGCAGCGTGTACTTTTCGGTAAGGGTCTTTGCCGGGAACGGTAATGTCAGGCGACAGCTGTATGCCCTGGCAGAGATGACCTTTATGGGCATCGTGCTGTTGGAATGTTTGTTTGCCGTTCTTCAGAAATTTTCTCTTTTACCCGGCTTGAGCGAAGACCCGCGGATCAAAGTATCCGGCACATTCAGTCACCCCGCTATGCTGGGAGGGCTGCTGGCGGTTATTATCCCCTTCCTTTACAGCAGGCTGGAGATCAGGTGGGGCCAGCTCAGCGGCATAAAGGCTTCCGCAGTGGCAGTCATCCTTGCAGGCCTGGCCGCATTGCTGCTTTCGGAATCCCGGGCTGCTTTCCTTGCTGTATTGGCTGGCGTCCTCTACTGTGAGTTCGCGAAAAATGACGTGGCTCCCAGAGCATGGGCTTACCTGAAGGCGCATAAAGCGATATTGGCCGGGGGAGTTGTGGGACTGGCGGCATTTTTATTCGTAGTGATCAACATCCGTACTGTTTCCGTGTTCGGCAGGATGCTGGTTTGGAAGATCTGCCGGCCCATGGTCGCAGATGCGCCGGTATTCGGGCACGGCCTGGGTACTTTCCGGGAAATTTACCCGGCATACCAGATGAACTATTTCTCCGACCCGGCGAATGCCGGTGATAAACGCCTTGCGGACTTTGTGCTGTATGCCTATAATGAATTCCTGCAGATCTGGATAGAGACGGGTATTGTTGGTCTGGGGTTGTTTGTTTTAATGATCGTGCTCAGCGTTTTTGCCCGCCAGTCCAAAAGTGCGTTCAGCGCGGAAGAAAGGGGCGTTGGGGCTGCTATACTGGCCTTGATGGTCTTTAGCCTCTTTTCTTACCCGTTTTCTTTAAGCTATATGGTCCTGTATTTTTTCTTCTTTCTGGCCGTTTCGGGCGCCTGGGCAGGGGATCGCGGGAGGAAAGCCGGCATTCCCGCCAAAGCCGCCATCGCACTGGTTGCCATCCTGCCCTTCTTTTTTGCCCGGCCGGTAGTGCTGAAATTGGCCGCTTACCGCCAGCTGGCTGTAGCTGAAGGCAAAACGGATATAGCCGCCAGCGGCCAAATCATGGGGGAACTGTATGATGTGCTTTGGAACGACAGGCCATATCTCAGCCAGTATGCGGGCTTGTTGAATGAAGCGAACAATCAGGAACTGGGATTAAAATTACTGTTGAAGAAAAAGGGGCTTACCTACCTGGACTACCTCCTGGCAGGCGATATGTACTCAAACCTGGAAAGACCGGATTCCGCCATCATATACTATGAAAAGGCGCACCTGCTGTTGCCCAACCGGGACCAGCCGCTGCAGCGGATCACTAGCGAAAGGTCGCTCCGGCAGCGATTCAATCCTTAG